Genomic DNA from Zonotrichia albicollis isolate bZonAlb1 chromosome 25, bZonAlb1.hap1, whole genome shotgun sequence:
agcTGTTATTTTTATTAGTTAGATTTTATTAGACTTCTAtctttatttaatatatatattagttTATTAGCTGTTTCTATAGAGTCTAACAGAGAGATCAGGCTGGGTTTGAGGCTGGCTCAGAGCAAGTTGGGATTTCTTGGCAGGGTTTTCCAGGTTATCAGCTCTGTCTGCCTGGTGTAgatggaagagcagcagtgaccTCCAATTCATTTTTGCCCAAAGGACTCTCCCAGCATTTTGAGCGCTGCCtctcctgtgctctgcagggatAAAACCTGGATTTTATCTGCAGGGATAAAACCTGGATTTTTAACTTGTTCTCCTTGCCAACCTGCTGAGGTTTTgtgcctccttctcctctccttaTCCTGCACTGCTTTCAGAAgctgctttgccttttttttaccttttcttcAGTGCCTTTaactctgccaagctctccctgcagcccctgcagcagggacttggcatatatatatatatatatatatatatatatatatatatatacatacacacatatatatatacacatatatatgtgtatatatatgtatatatatatacatgtatatgtgtatatatatgtatgtatatatatgtatatatgtatatatatgtatatatgtagtataatatataatatatatatgcatatatatatatatacacatatatatgtatatatatatgtatatatgtatatatacacatatatatgtgtatatatatgtatatatatgtgtatatatatgtatatatatgtgtatatatatgtatatatatatatgtgtgtatatatatatatatatataatatatacatatatattatatgcatTATATATGCAGAGCTTTATGCAAAGCTCCATTGGGTTTCCTCACCCATTTCCCTCTCGGGAAGGGAACTgttggcagagctctgtgctctcagatttggcagcagggctctgcaATCACAGAGCTCTGTTCTCTCTGAACACgctgcccctttccccttccaGAACATTCTGGACAAGCCCAGCCAGGCACGGCCCCTGCGGCATTTTCGGGGCTGTTGCAGTCACAAACCGAGCTCAGGCCTGATTTCTGTGTCTCTGCCCTTCCCCAAGGTGGATGCCAAGAACCAGGGCAGGACTGCCCTGCAGATTGCCTCCTACCAGGGGCACCTGGAGGCTGAACACgctgcccctttccccttccaGAACGTTCTGGGCGAGCCCAGCCGGGCACGGACCCTGCGGCATTTTCGGGGTTGTTCCGGACACAAACTGAGCTCAGCCCTGAATTTCTGTGTCTCTGCCCTTCCCCAAGGTGGATGCCAAGAACCAGGGCAGGACTGCCCTGCAGATTGCCTCGTACCAGGGGCACCTGGAGGTGGtgagggctctgctgcaggcccggGCCAGCGTGGACGTGCGGGACGACGAGGGGGACACGGCGCTGCACTACGCAGCCTTCGGGTAGGACACTGCCATGGACATGCTGTGTGGAAAATCTGTTTGTTAAGGAAAATctgttttttcctcttgagaagctgagaagcttcagcttctccacgTCTTGTTGTTTTACAACGTGATTTGGAGATTTGTTTACTTAAAATTGTTTACTTAgcatttaaatttctttaaCGTGATGTCTGCTGACAGCTAATAGTGTCGAGGCTGTGAGCAATCACAGCCTTGgttgtattattttattttgttttattttattaaggttgtattattttattttttttattatttgctagctttctgatgaattttaaaaaatattttagtatagttttagtatataatatatataataaaataataaatcagctttctgagATAAAGAGttaacattctcatctcttccctcatcctgggacctcTGTGAGCATCATCACACACCTCCCCTCCTGCTGGCCATGagggaaataataataataatgataataatgataataatgataatgataataataataataataataataataataataataataataataataataccaaccctaacaaaacaaacaaaaacctcatcctgggacccctgcgaGCATCATCACATaccttccctcctgctggcCATGagggaaataataataataataataacaataacaacaacaacaacaacaacaataataatgataatgataataataataataataataataataatcagaagaagaagaagaagaatacCAACcctaacaaaacaaacaaaaaacctaagcaaaacaaacaaaaaaaaaccccaaaacccccaggttttttaagaagaagaagaagaatacCAACcctaacaaaacaaacaaaaaacctaagcaaaacaaacaaagaaaaccccaaaacccccaggtTTTTTAACACTAAGAGGAAGCGGGGTGGGGCTGAGAGGATACAAAACCTGATTTctgatttcttttgctttgcaaAGAGAGAGAATTGCCTGGAATGACTCAaatctgcttttttcccttgctttAAACCAGCAACCAGGCCGAGgttgcccgtgtgctgctggccaaggggGCCAGTGCAGACCTGCTGAACAATGCCCAGTGCAGCGCCCTGTTCGTGGCTGTCAGCCAGGGCTTCACCGAGGTGGTGAGAGCCCTCTGTGAGCTCAGCTGTGATGTCAACCTCCCAGTGAGTTTGGGGTTATGGCAGGAATTTGGGTCAGGGAGGTgttggaggattttttttttgaggtgggGAGGTGCTTCTTGGTGAGAAAAATTTGATTTACAGCCTCAAGAGAAGCTTAGGTTAACGTAAAAATACAATATACAGGCattaaacagaaaaaccacacaCTTATGTTTCTGTAGTTGTAAGTAAGAATATGTCAAGAAGCTGTATGGATAAAATAGTGAGGAGTTTATAATGTAGAAGTGTAGTTATGTAAAATAAGCTAAGAAATTAGaagttaaaatagaaatatatataaatatatatatatataaaggagGTTTCCCAGGGGGTTTCTTTGGACATTTTTAAGGCAGGCAGTGTTGGTGACTTTagggtttatttgttttattacatattatttatttatttatttatagattTTATTGTGCTGTGTGCTGGGCCATCCCTCAGAGCTGGTCAGGagttcctgcagctcccagggggTTTCCTTGGACAcgattttaaacatttttaaggCAGGCAGTGTTGGTGACTTGGGCCCAGCCCGTTTTTagggtttatttgttttattgcatgttatttatttatttatttataggtTTTATTGTGCTGTGTGCTGGGCCATCCCTCAGAGCTGGTCAGGagttccagcagcaccaggggctTTCCTTGGACAcgattttaaacatttttaaggCAGGCAGTGTTGGTGACTTGGACCCagtttttagggtttatttgttttattgcatattattatttatttatttataggtTTTATTGTGCTGTGTGCTGGGCCATCCCTCAGAGCTGGTCAGGagtcccagcagctccagggggattttaaacatttttaaggCAGGCAGTGTTGGTGACTTGGACCCagtttttagggtttatttgttttattgcatattattatttatttatttataggtTTTATTGTGCTGTGTGCTGGGCCATCCCTCAGAGCTGGTCAGGagtcccagcagctccagggggattttaaacatttttaaggCAGGCAGTGTTGGTGACTTGGACCCAGCCCGTTTTTAGGGTTTATTGGTTTTATTgtgtattatttatttatttataggtTTTATTGTGTTGTGTGCTGGGGCTGTTGTGTGCTGGGCCATCCCTCAGAGCTGGTCAGGagttccagcagctcccaggggctTTCCTTGGACAcgattttaaacatttttaaggCAGGTGGTGTTGGTGACTTGGGCCCAGCCCGTTTTTagggtttatttgttttattgcatattatttatttctttatttataggTTTTGTTGTGTTGTGTGCTGGGCCATCCCTCAGAGCTGGTCAGgagtccctgcagctccagggggattttaaacatttttaaggCAGGCAGTGTTGGTGACTTGGACCCAGCCCATTTTTAGAGTTTATTGGTTTTATTgtgtattatttatttatttataggtTTTATtgtgtgctgctggggctgttctGTGCTGGGCCATCCCTCAGAGCTGGTCAGgagtccctgcagctcccaggaggtTTTCTGTGGTTTCTGGGGTTGGTAACCTGGCTTTGCTCTGCTCTCCATGTGTAGGATTCCCAGGGAGACACCCCCCTGCATTATGCCATCACCCTGGACTACAAAGCCGTGATTGAGATCCTCACTGAAGTTCCCAACATCGATTTCACAGTCCAGAACTGTCAAGGCTTCAACCTGCTCCACTATGCTGCCCTGAAAGGCAACAAGCTGTAAGtcacctttaatttttttcccatttttatgcCTTTTTCAGGTGTTAATTTGTGCTGGCTGGCTGAGGAGGTGGCAGATGTGGTTCTGGGTAGTTGGTTAAAAATTTTTTGGTTTAGGATTGGCTCCTTCACAGGAAATTCCTGCCTGCTTTCCCCATCTTTCTCATGCTTCCCTAGGCTGGGAAATCTCTGTGTGTGGACAGTCTCAGATATTTGGGTCTTAGTTAAGCCTCTGGAACTCTTCCAAAAATAAATCTCATTATTTTCAAAGCAATGTGGCTTTCCCCTGCTTTATTAAAGGTAACTGAAGGCTTTTGTTGTGTTCTTGTAATTGTGGGTTTGAGGGACTGCTCTTCATTGCTGGTGCCATGGGGAAAcatgggcactgctgactcCTGAGCAATTTATTCTGAGAATTCAGGAAATTCTGAGGATTCAAGAAATTCATTCTTCCATCTTTAATAACCTCTCCAACCCTGCAGAGCCATCAAGAAGATTCTGGCCAGGGCTCGACAGCTGGTGGATTCCAAAAAGGAAGATGGATTCACTGCCCTGCACCTTGCTGCTCTCAACAACCACATGGAAGTGGCTGAAATTCTCATCAAAGAggtgagaaataaaaccaaaatcaagAAAAAGTTTGTCAAACACCTGTCAGTGGAGTTGTCTGACAAATTGGTGcttctgtgaggagcagatAACTCAGCTAAACTCAGCAAAGGTGCAGTGGGGtttgggagctgccaggccCCACATTCCCATTTCTGCAGCCCCATTTCCCCCGGTGCAATTCCTGCCCCACATTCCCTGGTTCATTCCTGCCCCACATTCCGTGGTTCattcctgccccatctccccctGGTTCATTCCTGTCCCATCTTCCCCTGCTGCAGTTCCTGCCCCACATCCCCTGGTTCATtcctgccctgtctcccctgctgcaattcctgcccCACATTCCCTGGTGCAATTCCTGCccatctccctgtgctgcaattccttccccacattccctgctgcaattcctgccccatctcccTCTGCTGCAATTCCTTCCCCACATTccctgctgcaattcctgcccCACGTTCCCTGGTTCATTCCTGCCccacctcccctggtgcaattCCTGCccatctccctgtgctgcaatTCCTGCCCCACGTCCCCCTGGTGCAATTCCTGCCccacctcccctggtgcaattCCTGCCCCACATTCCCTGGtgcaattcctgccccatctccctgtgctgcaatTCCTGCCCCACATTccctgctgcaattcctgcctcatctccctgtgctgcaatTCCTGCCCCACATTCCCTGGTTCATTCCTGCCTCatctccctgtgctgcaatTCCTGCCCCACATTCCCTGGTTCATTCCTGCCTCatctccctgtgctgcaatTCCTGCCCCACATTCCCCTGCTGCAATTCCTGTCCCACATTCCCTGATTCattcctgcccctgctgcaattcctgccccacatcccctgctgcaattcctgcccCACATTCCCTGGTGCAATTCCTGCCCCACATCCCCTGATTAattcctgcccctgctgcagtTCCTGCCCCACATTCCCCGCTGCAATTGCTGCATTGGCAGGGTCGCTGTGACGTGAACGTGAAGAACAGCAGGAAGCAGAGCCCCCTGCACCTGGCAGTGATCCAGGGCCACGTGGCCAtggtgcagctgctggtgagCCAGGGCAGCGACGTCAACGCCGAGGACGAGGACGGTGACACCGCCATGCACATGGCCCTGGagcggcagcagctgctggccctggccctggAGAAGAGGGACGGGGAGATGGGAGCCGCCCTGCTGGCCAAGGtgagcacagctcagcaggaCACCACAGAGTGTgctgtttgtggggtttggtgTGGGTTTTGTGTGTTAAATATGATATATGTTATGTATATTTtaatgtatgtatatatatgtgtgtgtgtatatatatatatttgttgGTGTGGGTTTTGTGTGTTATAAATGATATACATTATGTATATTTtaatgtatgtatatatgtgtgtgtgtgtgtgtatatatatatatttgttgGTGTGGGTTTTGTGTGTTATATATGATATACATTATGTATATTTtaatgtatgtatgtatatatgtgtgtgtgtgtgcgtgtgtatatatatttgttgttataatgtattatattgCTGTTATTATATTATAGtttatgttatatgttataatTGTTAGTATATTGTTCCAGTATGTTTCATTATATATTAAGTATGTtgttattatattgtattatattatattatattatattatattgaactatattgtattatattatattggactatattgtattgtattatattatattatattgtattatattggACTATATTGGACTAtattatatagttatatatagttatatatagtgtatatatatagcatatatatatagtataactatatataactatatatagttatatatatgttatatatataacatatatatactatatatgtTAGTATATATTGATTATATGGTATTTTGTtatatgttaatgattttaatgtttaaaattattaaatttcaTATTATTGATAATTTATACTGTCTttctattaatttatttttattttatgtttattcttattttatttatcaTTGTTGTTatgattttattatattttattatttactaTTAGGAATATATTATTATtgctatttaatttttatttttgttattgcaTTATGATtgtgttattattgttattttgtttttattgttgtgTTGTTATTATTgtgattatttttattgttattttatttttattatttttttattattattttgatgCAAATCAGAGCAGAAGCTCAGAAGCTTGGGAGTACATTTGAGTGTTTCTCTCAATTTCTTTTAGCTGCAGGCTTCTGGCTTCCTGGGGAACGTGGAGCTGAACGTTGGGACAGCCATCGCCTGCTACCTAGCCCAGGAAGGAGCAGACATTAATTATGCAAATCATCGGGGAAAATCTCCCTTGGACCTCACCACAGATGGGAGGATTGTCCAGATCATCAAAGACTTCTCACAGAAATTCAGGTGAGCCTCAGGAAAAACCCTTGGAAATCAGAGcttcccccagccctggtgtcgctgcagctgctccaggagggaTGGATTTGTAGAAAATTCTTAAAATGTAACAGAAAGTTCACGTGGTATGCATCTGTATGTAAATTTTGAGGTAAGAAATGTTGATTTGGAAGTGTTATAGAACAGAACAGACAATTGCTGGGAGAGAAAATGAATTAGAAACAAGCTTAAAGGttaattttacaaaaaaaagatttaatACTTTAAAGAAATAGAACTGTGCTCCAGGAGGGGTGGAGAAtctctgagagctctgcagctgctgcaggagcaatGGATTTGTAGAAAATTCTTAAACTTTAACAGAAATTTCACATAGTATGTGAACGTAGAGTTCATATCTGTATGCAATTTTTGAGGTAAGAAATGTTGATTTAGAAATGTTATAGAATAGAGCAGACATTGAATTAGAAACAAGTTTTAAAGGATAACTTTACcaataaaaagatttattatTTAGAGAAATAGAGCTATGCTCCAGGAGGGGTGGAGAGTCTCTGAgacctctgcagctgctccaggagcaaTGGATTTGTAGAAAATTCTTAAACTTTAACAGAAATTTCACATAGTATGCAAATTTCACATGTACGTCAATTTTGAGGTAAGAAATGtggattttaaaatgttataaaaTAGAACAGACAATTAGAATTAGAAACAAGTTTTAAAGGTTAACTTTACAAAAAAATGATTTAATACTTTAGAGAAATAGTATTGGAATCTGAATCCCAATATCACCAGtgagattgtgcctgggccagtctgaccctcgctgccaGGCCGAAGGTGGCACTGTGGtttatcaccccagagacaccttcagcttgctgatggtttcagctgggcactaaacaagtccaggcttgttaggaactccgttaACCTCAGGAGGAAGCTTCAGgtgaaggtgaagagaaaaaaggagaggattctgctggagggttatatcccgtggtttattccatggttacagggaagagctccaacagaatgccGAGCACATGGCGtgcttcaccttttaagctcagggggaggggaggggacaggtgagccaccaaccaggtgggaggggcggggtctcaagggaTGAGGGACACCTGGACAGACCAATGACCTGAGGGGGATCCTTTGAACCTGACCAACCACACCACGCCTTGTTgaaatgttaagcctgattgacaggaatcactcagcaaggggggaagggagacggctattggcacacctggggaagggacctgaaagtttaaaacacaccGCAACAAAATAGAGCAATGAAAGATGAAACAAAAGTTTTAAAACACCATTTGTGAGTCAGGAGAAGGCCCGATGTGCCGTTCCCCGGTGCTGTGGCTCACGCCCGAGGGACACCTGGACAGGCCAAtggcctctgggcctgaggggcatcctttgaactcgACCAACCACACCACGCCTTGTTGggatgttaagcctgattgacaggactcactcagcaaggggggaagggagacggctattggcacacctggggaagggacctgaaagtttaaaacacaccGCCACAAAACAGAGCAATGAAAGATGAAACAAAAGTTTTAAAACTCCATGTCTGAGTCAGGAAAAGGCCCGATGTGCCGTTCCCTGGTGCTGTGGCTCACGCCCGAGGGACACCtggacaggccaatgacccccaggcctgaggggcatcctttgaacctGACCAATCACACCACgccttgttggaatgttaagcctgattgacaggactcgctcagcaagggggcgaggggggaagggagacGGCTATTGGCACACCTgcggaagggacctgaaagtttaaaacacaccGCAACAAAATAGAGCAATGAAAGATGAAACAAAAGTCTTAAAACACCATTTGAGAGCCAGGAAAAGGCCCGATGTGCCATTCCCCGGTGCTGTGGCTCACGCCCAAGGGACACCtggacaggccaatgacccccaggcctgaggggcatcctttgaactcaACCAACCACACGAGgccttgttggaatgttaagcctgattgacaggactcactcagcgaggggggaagggagacggctattggcacacctggggaagggacctgaaagtttaAAACACCCCGCAACAAAATAGAGCAATGAAAGATGAAACAAAAGTTTTAAAGCACCATTTGTGAGTCAGGAGAAGGCCCGATGTGCCGTTCCCCGGTGCTGGGGCTCACGCGGTGCCCTTGGCAGGGATCGGCAGGTGTGCCCGCAGAGCGCCCCCGTCACCTGCAGCCTGCGGCGCGTGCACACCACGCCCAACACCATCACCAACCTGAGCGTGCCCGGCGCGGCCGCGCCCTCCGAGTGCCTGGTCTGCTCCGAGCTGGCCCTGCTCATCCTCTTCTtcccctgccagcacagcatcGTCTGCGAGGGTGAGTCCGCACTGGCgtttttaccccattttttgTCACATTTggtgaaaaatctttttgttaggatcttctcctgagaagctgagaggcctcaggaatgaaatgtaaacaacaATTACATGCTTATATTATTTACAtaatttaattataaattatatgtagtaataatatattatttgtataatgaaaacatattttataGCTATATTATATAAACATATAGTGTGTTTACGCAATAGGAATTTATATATTTGATATAGTTATATTTCTATAatgtaaataatataaatatatggtatcattaattttattattaaatattatttattattattaataatatttattaaatattattatattaatttatataattaattatatatgatataatttatatatttatatactataagtaatataatatatatatataattataaatacgctgctgtggaatgcaacaggtgcatctttgattggtctcatgtacttgtttttaattaatggccaatcacagtcagctggcttggactgtctgagagtcacaagattttattatcattcctttccttgcaagtgttctgatgaaatcctttcttctattcttttatatataatatattttatatatataaatgtatataatatattgtatgttatatattatgtattatatatagtgtataatatatataaaatatgacTTCtgctgaaatcctttcttctattcttttatattatatatatttttatacgatatatatagtatataatataatgtatattatatatattttatatgtccttttatatattatttaatataatatgtatataataagccttctgaaacacagagtcaacattctcatctcccCCCTAGTCCTGAGACCCCTTTGAACACCACCAcattttttttcatggttttctccccagcctctcttTGCCCTGCCAGAATCCAGCCCCACTCAGACACTGAGCTTTTGTGCTCTTTGTGTCCTGAAGCAACCCCAGCATGATTTCAGCCAAAGTTATCTCTGGAGAACACAGAATGTTCTGCCCACCTGCTGCTCGGGACTCCAGGGCAATTCAGAGGGAAAATTCTGCCTGGCACTGCTTGATCCCCCAGAAACCTCCTGAGAAGGATTTCCCTCTCCTGTGGCTCTCCCAATTCTTCATTCCTCAGGATTTCAGCTGATTTAAGGGCAGCCTGCTCAGGCTTGTCAGCAAGTTCATCtcacagagggagggagggagcacggGGAGTTTGCTCAGAACTCTGTGCCAGAGCTTCATCCTcttcccctgcagctccaggggctcagagcagggaggatTTAAAGCTGTTGTGTTTGCTGCTGATCTGATTAAATAAAAGagtattaaataaataaatttagttaatttatttaatactcttttatttaattaaatgtattttttaaaatttaaattaaagatTAAATAAAAGAGTAAGGCACAGCTCAGAAGGCAGAATGCTCCTCATTCCATGCAGGAGCAATCCCTCAATCACCCAGGGAAGCCTCAGGTTGTTCAAATCTCATCTTCCTGGGTCTGTTGTGTGTTTAATTGTCATCTCTCCTCGTGGCAGAGTGCTCCAGGAGGATGAAGAAGTGCATCAAATGTCAAGTGACAATAACCAAAAAGCTGAAACAAGGTATggcctgctgggcagggctgtggggagggtCCTGCACAGGCTTGGTTTGAGAGATATCAGTGATTTCCAGTCAAATAAGAGCtcatttattttgtctttttgtgtgtatgtgtgccTGTAGCACTATCCACCtttagagaggaaaaataaGTGGATTTCAATAGATTTTCTCAGGTGTCCTAAGCCAAGCTCAAGCTGCACAAACAGAACATTTAAGGGAGCTTTTCCTAGGCCTGGCTTATTTTGTGTAGTGGAAGCAGTGGGATTTCACATGGGGTGGTTCAACAGTGAAAATTCAAACCCACACAAACCACTGagcaaatgaaaaagaaaagcatcacCCAGGGGTTTTTATTTGATCCCTGGCTGAGGCTGGGTGCAGAGTGCAGTGTGAGTGGGCTGGTGCTGCGGGGAGGGCAGAAGGGGAGGTTGATGAGTTCATTaaggctgagctctgcccacAGACAGCACGGAGGTGGAGTGCAGCCCCAGCTCGGAGGGCACGGAGCAGAGGAAGCtgatggaggagctgcagagccgcTACCGGCAGATGGAGGAGAGGATCACCTGCCCCATCTGCATCGACGACCAGATCAAGCTGGTGTTCCAGTGCGGGCACGGCTCCTGCCCGGACTGCAGCACGGCGCTGACCGTGTGCCCCATCTGCCGCCAGGCCATCCGCGAGAGGATCCACATCTTCGTCTGAGGGAGGATCTGCATCTTTGAGGGAGGATCCACATCTTCGTCTGAGGGAGGATCTGCATCTTCCTCTGAGGGAGGATCCACATCTTTGTCTGAGGGAGGATCCACATCTTCGTCTGAGGGAGGATCTGCATCTTCCTCTGAGGGAGGATCCACATCTTCGTCTGAGGGAGGATCCACATCTTCCTCTGAGGGAGGATCCACATCTTTGTCTGAGGGAGGATCCACATCTTTGTCTGAGGGAGGATCCAATCTTTGTCTGAGGGAGGATCCACATCTTTGTCTGAGGGAGGATCCAGTCTTTGTCTGAGGGAGGATCCGCCTCTTCCTCTGAGGGAGGATCTGCTCCTCCCTCCACCCAGGGGAGGATCCACGTCTTCCTCTGAGGGAGGATTCACATCTTCGTCTGAGGGAGGATTCTGCTCCTCCCTGTGTCCCATCTGCTGCCAGGCCATCCAGGAGAGGATCCACATCTTTGTCTGAGGGAGGATCCACATCTTTGTCTGAGGGAGGATCCACATCTTCCTCTGAGGAttctgctcctccctgtgccccatctGCCTCCAGACCGTCCCAAGAGGATCCCCATCTTTGGCTGAGTGAGGATGCTGCTCCTCCCTCCACCCAGGGGAGGATCCACATCTTTGGCTGAGTGCTGATCTGCTCCTCCCTGTGTCCCATCTGCCTCCAGGCTGTCTGGGAGAGGATCCACATCTTCCTCTGAGGAttctgctcctccctggccCTGACTGTGCCCCATCTCCTGCCAGGCCGTCCAGGAGAGGATCCACATCTCTGTCCAAGGATCCTGCTCTTCCCCGTGCCCCATCTGCCCTGGAGAGGATCCACATCttggctgaggatgctgctcctccccagccccagccccagccctgctgtgcttcctccctctgcagggGTTTGGCTCcctgggaaaagcagggaagCACGGGAGGGATGggccagaggaggaggaagaggaagaggaagactCTCTTCTGGGGTGTCCCTCCCTCACCTGTGCTCTCATCCACCATCAGCACCAGACCGAGCACgcggcagagctgggctggacaTGGACGGACCCTGGGGTGCTCCAGGGCTGATCCTGGGGTGCTCCAGGGCTGAACATGAACAGACTCTGGGGTGCTCCAGAGCTGAACCAGATCCCTGAGATgtcccagagctgagctgaagagattctggaatgttccagagCTGAACAGATCCCTGAGATgtcccagagctgagctgaagagattctggaatgttccagagCTGAGCAGATCCTGGGGTGTCCCAGAGCTG
This window encodes:
- the MIB2 gene encoding E3 ubiquitin-protein ligase MIB2 isoform X2 → MEPDPQASMQVGMRVVRGVDWKWGSQDSGEGNVGTVVEIGRTGSPTTPDKTVVVQWDQGNRTNYRTGFQGAYDLLLYDNAQIGVRHPNIICDCCKKHGIRGMRWKCKLCFDYDLCTQCYMGNKHDLAHAFERYETAHSQPVLVSPRQNLTRITLKGTFQGAKVVRGPDWEWGNQDGGEGKSGRVVDIRGWDVETGRSVASVTWADGTTNVYRVGHKGKVDLKCTVEASGGFYYKEHLPKLGKPAELQRKESTDRHPFQHGDKVKCLLDIDILREMQEGHGGWNPKMAEFIGQTGTVHRITDRGDVRVQFNSDTRWTFHPGALTKLNTFWVGDVVRVIDDMETVKRFQPGHGEWTDEMAPTLGHIGKVIKVYGDGDLRVSVGGQSWTFNPACLTAYQREEEANLMTTESAKEPKSTLVTVLEKLLSQRTESEHAGCLVICAALNNAAKIRELLQKYPDKVDAKNQGRTALQIASYQGHLEVVRALLQARASVDVRDDEGDTALHYAAFGNQAEVARVLLAKGASADLLNNAQCSALFVAVSQGFTEVVRALCELSCDVNLPDSQGDTPLHYAITLDYKAVIEILTEVPNIDFTVQNCQGFNLLHYAALKGNKLAIKKILARARQLVDSKKEDGFTALHLAALNNHMEVAEILIKEGRCDVNVKNSRKQSPLHLAVIQGHVAMVQLLVSQGSDVNAEDEDGDTAMHMALERQQLLALALEKRDGEMGAALLAKLQASGFLGNVELNVGTAIACYLAQEGADINYANHRGKSPLDLTTDGRIVQIIKDFSQKFRDRQVCPQSAPVTCSLRRVHTTPNTITNLSVPGAAAPSECLVCSELALLILFFPCQHSIVCEECSRRMKKCIKCQVTITKKLKQDSTEVECSPSSEGTEQRKLMEELQSRYRQMEERITCPICIDDQIKLVFQCGHGSCPDCSTALTVCPICRQAIRERIHIFV